In one Nicotiana tomentosiformis chromosome 6, ASM39032v3, whole genome shotgun sequence genomic region, the following are encoded:
- the LOC138894654 gene encoding uncharacterized mitochondrial protein AtMg00810-like, translated as MKDLGELRYFLRTEFARSKQGILMHQRKYTLELIFELGLGAAKPATTPLETNAMLTTKEFDDHLTSPSLGEDELLSDASSYHRLISKLLYLTITRPDIAFSVQTLSQFPHQPKK; from the coding sequence ATGAAGGACCTAGGAGAGTTAAGATACTTCTTACGGACTGAATTTGCTAGGTCCAAGCAGGGAATCTTAATGCACCAGAGAAAATACACTCTAGAACTTATCTTTGAGCTAGGACTGGGAGCAGCAAAGCCAGCAACTACACCACTTGAAACAAATGCAATGCTCACTACAAAAGAGTTTGATGATCACCTAACAAGTCCAAGCTTGGGGGAGGATGAGTTATTGTCTGATGCAAGCTCTTATCATAGGCTTATAAGCAAGCTACTCTACTTAACCATAACAAGACCAGACATTGCATTCAGTGTGCAAACCTTAAGTCAATTCCCGCATCAACCAAAGAAATGA